TCAGTCTTCGCCTGTTTTAATCGTAATTTAAGTTGATTCAGCTTTCCGACCTTTTCGCTATCGTAAGCGGTCTTCCGGCTTAAGGTTTTGTTGAGTTCTCGCTCGATAGAGTCCAGCGGAAACTTTTGATTATTACCTTGAGAAAAGGCATGGGAGTAGCACATAACTATCAAAAGACAGCTATATAAATAGAATGAGTATGATTTCTTACGTTTAATCCTCATTTTCATTATCCCACCAATCGCTCTTCAGATCATCGATTTCACGACGATCTTTCTTCGTTGGCCTTCCTGTTCCTCGATCACGCTTCAATACTGGGGCATGGAAAGTTGATTTGAATGCATAGGTTTCTTCTATCGGTGTATGGTCTTCGTAGAATTGCACAGCAGTCTTTGCGTCTACACGACGTTCCAACAAGCCTGTCACTAAGATGACCTTGCGCTCAATCCCCTTCTGTATTTGGTAGGTCTCGCCGACTTTAACCACATAAGAAGGCTTCACATTTTGTCCATTCAATTTCACACGACCAGCTTTGCAAGCCTCAGTAGCTAAACTACGTGTCTTAAAAATACGAATCGCCCACAAATACTTATCGATCCTTAATTTTTCTGCTTCTGCCATTTAACAAAAATATACATATCTTCTTAATTTTAGCCTGTTTTTGACCGACATATCAGTAAAAATCTCCATATTTGTGATTAACAAAATTTAGTTTACAATAGTTATGATCGACTGCACAATCCTTAAGAAACTAGTTGAAGAAGCTTGGGAAAATAGACAATTATTAGAATATAAAGAATATTATGAAGCTGTTGAATTTGTGATTCAACACTTAGATAAAGGTGAACTTCGCGTTGCTGAGCCCATGGGCGAAACATGGTTCGTTAATGATTGGATCAAGAAAGCTGTGATTTTATACTTCCCTATCCGCAATATGGAAGTAATCAAGAATGAGCCTTTTGTTTACCACGATAAAATGAAGTTGAAGACTAATTACAAGGAACTAGGTGTTCGTGTAGTTCCTGGTGCTTCTGCTCGTTATGGTGCTTACCTGTCTAAAGGCGTGATTATGATGCCTTCCTATGTTAACATCGGTGCCTATGTAGGCGAAGGAACTATGGTTGATACGTGGGCTACGGTTGGTTCTTGTGCGCAGATCGGTAAAAATGTACACCTAAGTGGTGGTGTTGGTATTGGTGGAGTTTTAGAACCTGTACAGGCGGCACCAGTTATTATTGAAGACAACGTATTTGTAGGTTCGAGAGCAATCGTTGTAGAAGGCGTTCGTGTAGAGGAAGAAGCCGTATTAGGCGCAAACGTAGTTTTGACCGCTTCAACAAAAATTATCGATGTTTCTGGACCGGAGCCTAAGGAGTACAAAGGTTATGTTCCTGCGCGCTCGGTTGTAATTCCAGGTTCTTATACGAAGAAATTCCCTGCAGGTGAATACCAAGTTCCTTGTGCATTAATTATCGGACAGCGTAAAGAATCAACAGATAAGAAAACATCATTGAACGACGCTCTACGTGATCATAACGTAGCGGTTTAATTGATTTGGGGTCATAAGAAATGAGAATTCCGTACGACAAAGATGATATGAAGCAAGCCTTGGACACCTTGAAGGCTGGTGGAATCATCTTATATCCGACTGATACGATCTGGGGTATAGGTTGCGATGCGACGAATCCAGAAGCCGTCGAGAAGATCTTTGCATTGAAAGGTCGCGATAAGGGGAAGAGCATGATTGTTCTTTTAGGGAATGATTATCAGCTCGAGGGCTATGTACAGGAGGTACCCGAAGTCGCTTATCAATTGATTGAAGTTGCGGACAAACCATTGACCATTATTTATAACAAGGCGAAGAACTTAGCGCCAAATGTTGTTGCTGAAGATGGTAGTATTGGAATTCGCGTGGTTCAACATCCATTTTGCGAGGAGTTGATTCAACGTTTCAGAAAGCCAATAGTTTCTACCTCAGCCAATATCTCGGGCGATGCAACCGCGCAGAACTTTGCGGAGATCGCTGATGAGATCAAAGAAGGCGTGGATTACGTTGTGCAATATGGTCAAACGGATATGAGCAAACATCAGGCTTCTACAATTATGAAGATCGATGCGAGCGGCAAGTTTGAATTTATTCGAAAATAGATATGAAAAAGTTAATTACATTGCTAGTTTGTGTATTTGCGTTTATCGGCATGAGCCATGCGCAAAGCAAAATCCAACCGGCTAAAGTTGGAGTAAACTATGGTAAGAAAATCGACAAAAACGGCGCAGTTTCTGTTAAGAAGCTAGAGTCAAACTTAGCGAAAAGCAAGACATTCGACGGTAAAATCGAGGGTCAGGTTGTTCAGGTATGTAAGAAAAAAGGATGTTTCCTAACGCTGAAAAGAGAAGGGGACCAAGAGCCTATCATGGTACGTTTTACTGATTATGCATACTTTGTTCCTGAAGATTTAATCGGAAAAACTGTCGTTGTTGCTGGTAAGGCGAAAGTTAAAGAAACAACTGTTGAATGGCAAAAACACTATGCTGAAGACATGGGAAAAAGCAAAGAAGAGATTGCCAAGATCAATAAACCAAAACAAGATATCTCTGTGGTAGCAGACGGTGTACTTGTCGTAAAATAAGCAGCTCGAATTACTGAGTCTAGTTTTATGAAATGCTTAAGAGCAATTCATAAATTGTTCTAAATACATATTGAGAGCCCTTTTGTTAAAGGGCTCTATACAATTACAGCAAGAAAAGCGCGATTTATTGAATTAACTAATTTCATTATCTCCCCTATCTCCATGCCTATCTTCCAAACATCTCCCGCCCAAAGCATCAATCTCAAGGGTCGTTTAATGACCTTCGATCGTCCGAAAATTATGGGAATATTGAATCTTACTCCCGATAGTTTTTACGATGGTGGAAAATACATTCAAGTCGAGGCTGCATTGATTCGGGCACAACAGATATTGGAGGAAGGTGCTGATATTATCGATATTGGAGCCTATTCTACCCGCCCTGGTGCAAAAACCATTGACGCAGCAGAAGAAATAGATCGTGCGGTGCCTATCATCGAGGCCATTGCTGTAAAGTATCCTGAAGCCATACTTTCCATTGATACTTTTCGTGCTGATGTAGCCGACGCCTGTATTCAGGCTGGTGCACACATCATCAATGATGTGTCGGGAGGCACATTAGATGAGCAAATGTTTGAAACCGTAGCGAGGTTACAGGTGCCCTACATCCTGATGCATATGCGCGGGACACCACAGACAATGCAGAGCCTAACAGAATATGAAGACGTTGTGAATGAGGTAGCCTATTTCCTTGGCGAGCGAGTTGCGACACTCCGTGCTTTAGGCCTTAAAGACATTATTCTAGATCCCGGATATGGATTTGCGAAGACTATCCCTCAGAATTATGAACTATTATTACGTGTTGATGAGCTTCATTACTTTGGATTGCCTATCTTAGGCGGAGTTTCGCGAAAGTCTATGATCTACAAAAAACTAGATACGACAGCAGACCAAGTATTAACGGGTACAACCGCCCTGAACACCTTATTGCTCGAACGTGGCGTCCAGCTACTTCGAGTGCATGACGTGAAGGAAGCAAAACAATTAGTTGATTTATTTTTTACTTAAACCCCTATTTTGAAAAAGACCGGAGATATCATTACCATCGGATTTGCTCTATTTGCCATGTTTTTTGGAGCTGGCAATCTTTTATTACCACCATTTATCGGCTTACAAGTTGGAAACCACGTTTGGATAACCATACTCGCCTTCGGATTAACCGGCATTTTACTACCCTTCTTTGGAATTTTATCTATCGTCAATTCGGGCGATACGTTCAATGATTTAGGAAATAGAATCAATAATGGCATAGCACCAATCTTAGGAAGTGTGATTATGCTTTGTATTGGTCCAATGATCGCCATTCCACGAACGGCCGCGACGACCTATGAAGTCGGCGTCCTGCCATCGTTTCCCAATAGTAGCCCTATATGGACATCTATCATCTTTTTTGCAGTGACTTGGGTATTAACGATCAAACCGTCAAAGGTGGTTGATATTATCGGTAATATTCTTACACCCGTATTGCTCGTGCTCTTGCTCGGCCTTATCTCTATTGGTGTATTTTCGCCGATAGCAGATTATAATGCTCAATCTTTAAATACAGGCGAATCATTTACTTTGGGATTCACCGAGGGCTATCAAACATTAGACGTATTGGCTTCTGTTATTTTCGCAGGCATTATCATTGCGGCGGCTAGAACGAAGGGCTACAACAGTGTAAAATCTAAAAATCAAGTGGTAATTGCTGCCGGCTTATTGGCGGCGATTTGTCTTTTCCTGATTTATGGTGGACTGATACAGTTGGGCGCGACCTCCGGAATTACAGATCTAAACATGAAGCGTTCGGAGCTATTGATTCATATATCGAAGTCCGTTCTAGGCCATTATGGCATGATCGCGATCGCATTGAGCATCGCATTAGCTTGTCTAACGACAGCCATTGCTCTCACCTCTGCTGTCGGAACCTTCTTTTCCCAATTGACAAAAAACAAGCTTTCCTATAAACTGCTCGTGACGGTGTGTTGTATTTTATCATGCTTGTTGTCCATTACTGGGGTGGATAATATCATCTCTCTCGCGTATCCGATTTTGATTTTTGTTTATCCTATCGTCATTACCTTAGTTCTTTACACCGTAGTTTTTGGACCCTTCATTACGCATAAACTGCCTTTTGTAGGCGCTTTGCTAGCTTCGACAATTATCGCAGCATTCAATCTTTTGAAATACTTAGGCATGCTGAATGACTCAACATTAGCTATTTTGGATAAGATTCCGTTTTTTGCCTACGAATTGGGTTGGGTAGTGCCTTCGGCGATCTTCTTCCTGATATTCCTAGTGATCGATAAAAGCCTATCGAAAGAAGGTTAATCATATAAAAAAATCCTGAGGCGGGGAACCTCAGGATTTTTACCAAACCAATTATTAACCTAAATTATGAAATTTTTACTCTTTTACTTTTGCTTTAATACATAAACGCAATTGCTATGCCTTTCGTGTCTGTAGTAGCTTGAATTAACAAAATTTAACGGTTGTATTTAGATATGAGACATTAGATATGAGATATAAGAGTATGGTTTCGTCTGAAGTATCCGTTTAAATATGGTCTTGAACCAGGAAAACTCTAATGTCTAACATCTAATATCTCACATCTATATCCGCCATAGGTCTAAATACTAAACTGATATATGAATTTGTAGAATTATAACTGCGTGGAATAAAAATCAAGAAGACCACAACTTTGTTTCCATTATAGTATTAATTATAGAACATAATTATGGAAAAATTTTGTGGTCTTGATGTACATAAAGATAGTGTTTTTATGTGCATTCTAAGTGAAAACAACGAAAAGTATGAAGAGGTTTTTAAGACTTTAACCCCTGACCTTGAACGGCTTCGTGACACGCTTGTTGATCATGGTGTCGGACTTGTTGCCATGGAGAGCACCAGTATCTATTGGTACCCGTTATGGAATATTCTAGAATCGGATTTTGATGTTAAATTGGTCAATCCACTGTTCATCAAGCAGGTTCCTGGAAGGAAGTCCGATGTCAAGGATGCCGAGTGGATCGCTACGGTTTTGATGAAGGATCTGATTAAAGGGAGCTTTGTTCCTCCTAGCATCATCCAACAATTGCGTCGCAGTGAACAGGAAATGGATGAGATGCTTCAAAGATGCAACATCCGTTTGAGTAATTACGTCTCTGATATCGGCTGCAAGTCCATGAAGAAAGTTGTTCAGGCTATCGCTAAGAATCATTTGAACCCGGATTATTTATTGAGCTTGGTCCATGCTCGGATTGTTAGGAAAAGCGGCGCGGAAACGATCCGAGCTTCGCTTACAGGAACATTCACTTCAGTAGACATCGAGATATTGAGGATGATCGTGGAGGATATCAATTTCCACCATGATCAGCTCGAATTCTGCAAGAAAGAGTTACTGAAGCTATGCTATCAGCATTTCAATCTTCAAATGGAACTATTGGTGACCATACCTGGAGTGAAAGAGCACGCAGCTGCCTGTATCATTTCTGAAATAGGGACGGACATGAAATTCTTTACATCGGCAACAGCCTTAGTAGGCTGGACC
The DNA window shown above is from Sphingobacterium hotanense and carries:
- a CDS encoding RNA-binding S4 domain-containing protein codes for the protein MAEAEKLRIDKYLWAIRIFKTRSLATEACKAGRVKLNGQNVKPSYVVKVGETYQIQKGIERKVILVTGLLERRVDAKTAVQFYEDHTPIEETYAFKSTFHAPVLKRDRGTGRPTKKDRREIDDLKSDWWDNENED
- a CDS encoding 2,3,4,5-tetrahydropyridine-2,6-dicarboxylate N-succinyltransferase; this translates as MIDCTILKKLVEEAWENRQLLEYKEYYEAVEFVIQHLDKGELRVAEPMGETWFVNDWIKKAVILYFPIRNMEVIKNEPFVYHDKMKLKTNYKELGVRVVPGASARYGAYLSKGVIMMPSYVNIGAYVGEGTMVDTWATVGSCAQIGKNVHLSGGVGIGGVLEPVQAAPVIIEDNVFVGSRAIVVEGVRVEEEAVLGANVVLTASTKIIDVSGPEPKEYKGYVPARSVVIPGSYTKKFPAGEYQVPCALIIGQRKESTDKKTSLNDALRDHNVAV
- a CDS encoding L-threonylcarbamoyladenylate synthase, giving the protein MRIPYDKDDMKQALDTLKAGGIILYPTDTIWGIGCDATNPEAVEKIFALKGRDKGKSMIVLLGNDYQLEGYVQEVPEVAYQLIEVADKPLTIIYNKAKNLAPNVVAEDGSIGIRVVQHPFCEELIQRFRKPIVSTSANISGDATAQNFAEIADEIKEGVDYVVQYGQTDMSKHQASTIMKIDASGKFEFIRK
- a CDS encoding DUF4920 domain-containing protein; translation: MKKLITLLVCVFAFIGMSHAQSKIQPAKVGVNYGKKIDKNGAVSVKKLESNLAKSKTFDGKIEGQVVQVCKKKGCFLTLKREGDQEPIMVRFTDYAYFVPEDLIGKTVVVAGKAKVKETTVEWQKHYAEDMGKSKEEIAKINKPKQDISVVADGVLVVK
- the folP gene encoding dihydropteroate synthase, whose product is MGILNLTPDSFYDGGKYIQVEAALIRAQQILEEGADIIDIGAYSTRPGAKTIDAAEEIDRAVPIIEAIAVKYPEAILSIDTFRADVADACIQAGAHIINDVSGGTLDEQMFETVARLQVPYILMHMRGTPQTMQSLTEYEDVVNEVAYFLGERVATLRALGLKDIILDPGYGFAKTIPQNYELLLRVDELHYFGLPILGGVSRKSMIYKKLDTTADQVLTGTTALNTLLLERGVQLLRVHDVKEAKQLVDLFFT
- the brnQ gene encoding branched-chain amino acid transport system II carrier protein gives rise to the protein MKKTGDIITIGFALFAMFFGAGNLLLPPFIGLQVGNHVWITILAFGLTGILLPFFGILSIVNSGDTFNDLGNRINNGIAPILGSVIMLCIGPMIAIPRTAATTYEVGVLPSFPNSSPIWTSIIFFAVTWVLTIKPSKVVDIIGNILTPVLLVLLLGLISIGVFSPIADYNAQSLNTGESFTLGFTEGYQTLDVLASVIFAGIIIAAARTKGYNSVKSKNQVVIAAGLLAAICLFLIYGGLIQLGATSGITDLNMKRSELLIHISKSVLGHYGMIAIALSIALACLTTAIALTSAVGTFFSQLTKNKLSYKLLVTVCCILSCLLSITGVDNIISLAYPILIFVYPIVITLVLYTVVFGPFITHKLPFVGALLASTIIAAFNLLKYLGMLNDSTLAILDKIPFFAYELGWVVPSAIFFLIFLVIDKSLSKEG
- a CDS encoding IS110 family RNA-guided transposase, which codes for MEKFCGLDVHKDSVFMCILSENNEKYEEVFKTLTPDLERLRDTLVDHGVGLVAMESTSIYWYPLWNILESDFDVKLVNPLFIKQVPGRKSDVKDAEWIATVLMKDLIKGSFVPPSIIQQLRRSEQEMDEMLQRCNIRLSNYVSDIGCKSMKKVVQAIAKNHLNPDYLLSLVHARIVRKSGAETIRASLTGTFTSVDIEILRMIVEDINFHHDQLEFCKKELLKLCYQHFNLQMELLVTIPGVKEHAAACIISEIGTDMKFFTSATALVGWTGLRPRNDQSAGKIKGRKTLHGNKYLRLMLVQCAWGASRTKGSAFMARYQRFRKRMHHNKALIANARKLLVIIWNILAKKEPYFAQAI